From the Longimicrobium sp. genome, one window contains:
- a CDS encoding tetratricopeptide repeat protein produces MPLPTASAHDDPASPAFPTGTTLAPDLLSELPHDAAFALWQVLRCVELWTAEPEGARREVFDRAYMERWERSLLTGPLEPEARFPLAVVVSELAAATAGGGRLPWACVCVADWALGRGARRAGLAFAEAAARTAPQQPRYAWLAGRLLRGHGNARDGERWLRRAHRLAVVQRDWETQARSLTSLGNVCLETGRYPEARGYHSRALRISRRFRLREQEAMALHDLFVIASVEGSRGEAERYARGALEAYGPFDRRIPALAHDLAYSWMEQGYFARALSLFSALRPYFSRPNEELRMVASAGRAAAFGGDRVRFDALRADAEELVPRLETSETLAASLLDLAWGAVALRAWETATELATRAGEVARSRSESDTVVFADLVIAAAERKDASEIDRVSPVRITAGAGGEQLAEDFVATLDRARARAGAA; encoded by the coding sequence CGCGTCGCCCGCGTTTCCCACCGGCACCACGCTGGCGCCGGACCTTCTCTCCGAGCTCCCGCACGACGCCGCGTTCGCGCTCTGGCAGGTGCTGCGCTGCGTGGAGCTGTGGACCGCGGAGCCCGAGGGTGCCCGCCGCGAGGTGTTCGACCGCGCGTACATGGAACGCTGGGAGCGGTCGCTCCTGACCGGCCCGCTGGAGCCGGAGGCGCGCTTTCCGCTGGCCGTGGTGGTCAGCGAGCTGGCGGCGGCCACGGCGGGCGGCGGGCGGCTGCCCTGGGCGTGCGTGTGCGTGGCCGACTGGGCGCTGGGGCGCGGCGCCCGGCGCGCGGGGCTGGCCTTCGCCGAGGCTGCGGCGCGCACGGCGCCGCAGCAGCCGCGCTACGCCTGGCTGGCGGGACGGCTCCTGCGCGGCCACGGCAACGCGCGCGACGGCGAGCGATGGCTTCGCCGCGCCCACCGCCTTGCCGTCGTCCAGCGCGACTGGGAAACCCAGGCGCGCTCGCTGACCTCGCTGGGAAACGTCTGCCTGGAAACCGGGCGGTATCCTGAGGCGCGGGGCTACCATTCCCGCGCGCTGCGCATCTCCCGCCGCTTCCGCCTGCGCGAGCAGGAGGCGATGGCGCTGCACGACCTGTTCGTGATCGCCTCGGTCGAGGGGAGTCGCGGCGAGGCCGAGCGGTACGCCCGCGGTGCGCTCGAAGCATACGGGCCGTTTGACCGCCGCATCCCGGCGCTGGCGCACGACCTGGCGTATTCGTGGATGGAGCAGGGATACTTCGCACGCGCCTTGAGCTTGTTCTCCGCGCTTCGGCCTTACTTCTCCCGGCCGAACGAAGAGCTGCGCATGGTGGCGAGCGCCGGTCGTGCCGCGGCCTTCGGAGGCGACCGGGTGCGCTTCGATGCGCTGCGTGCAGACGCGGAGGAACTCGTTCCGCGGTTGGAGACCAGTGAGACACTGGCGGCCTCGCTGCTCGATCTCGCCTGGGGTGCCGTCGCGCTACGCGCTTGGGAGACGGCGACCGAACTGGCGACCCGCGCAGGGGAGGTGGCCCGCTCGCGCAGCGAATCGGACACGGTGGTGTTCGCCGACCTGGTCATCGCCGCGGCCGAACGAAAAGATGCGAGCGAGATCGACAGGGTGTCGCCGGTGCGAATCACCGCGGGTGCGGGGGGAGAGCAACTGGCGGAGGATTTCGTGGCGACGCTGGACCGCGCCCGCGCCCGCGCAGGTGCTGCGTGA